From a region of the Flavobacterium sediminilitoris genome:
- a CDS encoding acyl-CoA dehydrogenase family protein codes for MSNIIRGGQFLVKETKCEDIFTPEDFSEEQKLMKDSVIEFVDKELWPNKERFEKKDYALTEEVMRKAGDLGFLSISVPEAYGGMGMGFTNTVLVCDYISGATGSFSTAFGAHTGIGTMPITLYGTEAQKQKYVPKLASGEWFGAYCLTEPGAGSDANSGKTKAVLSEDGTHYKITGGKMWISNAGFCSVFIVFARIEDDKNITGFIVENDPSNGISLGDEEHKLGIRSSSTRQVFFNETKVPVENMLAGRGEGFKIAMNALNVGRIKLAAACLEAQRRTISGAVNYANERVQFKTPISSFGAIQAKLAEMAMNSYAGESATYRAASDIENRINIRVSEGNTHQEAELKGVEEFAIECSILKVAVSEDVQNCTDEGIQIFGGMGFSEDAPMESAWRDARIARIYEGTNEINRMLSVGMLVKKAMKGHVDLLGPAMAVAEELMGIPSFDTPDYSELFAEEKEMIAKLKKVFLMVSGAAVQKYGPQLEDHQQLLMAASDILIEIYMAESTILRTEKLAKKEGADKVQEQIAMAQLYLYHATDIINQKGKEGIVSFAEGDEQRMMLMGLKRFTKYTNMPNVIGLREKIAAKLISENKYCF; via the coding sequence ATGAGTAATATTATCAGAGGAGGTCAATTCCTTGTAAAAGAAACAAAATGTGAAGATATTTTCACACCAGAAGATTTTTCTGAAGAACAAAAATTAATGAAAGATTCAGTTATCGAATTTGTCGATAAAGAATTGTGGCCAAATAAGGAACGTTTTGAAAAGAAAGATTATGCATTAACTGAAGAAGTGATGCGTAAAGCTGGAGATCTTGGTTTCTTAAGTATTTCTGTTCCTGAAGCTTATGGGGGAATGGGAATGGGATTTACTAACACTGTTTTAGTTTGTGACTATATTTCTGGAGCAACAGGTTCATTTTCAACAGCTTTCGGTGCTCATACAGGAATTGGGACAATGCCAATTACTTTATACGGTACAGAAGCGCAAAAACAAAAATATGTTCCAAAATTAGCTTCAGGAGAATGGTTTGGTGCCTACTGTTTAACAGAACCAGGAGCTGGATCGGATGCAAATTCAGGAAAAACAAAAGCTGTTTTATCTGAAGATGGTACACACTATAAAATTACTGGTGGAAAAATGTGGATTTCAAATGCAGGTTTCTGTTCTGTATTTATTGTTTTCGCTCGTATTGAAGACGATAAAAACATTACAGGTTTCATAGTTGAAAATGATCCTTCAAACGGAATTTCATTAGGTGATGAAGAACACAAATTAGGTATTCGTTCCTCTTCTACACGTCAGGTTTTCTTCAATGAAACTAAAGTACCTGTAGAAAACATGTTGGCAGGTCGTGGCGAAGGTTTTAAAATTGCCATGAATGCCCTAAATGTTGGACGTATCAAATTAGCAGCTGCTTGTTTAGAAGCACAAAGAAGAACTATTTCGGGTGCTGTTAACTATGCTAATGAAAGAGTTCAATTTAAAACACCTATTTCAAGTTTTGGAGCAATTCAGGCTAAATTAGCAGAAATGGCAATGAATTCTTATGCTGGAGAAAGTGCTACTTATAGAGCTGCTTCTGATATTGAAAATAGAATCAATATTAGAGTTAGTGAAGGAAACACACATCAAGAAGCTGAATTAAAAGGTGTTGAAGAATTTGCCATTGAATGTTCTATCTTAAAAGTAGCGGTTTCTGAAGATGTTCAAAACTGTACTGACGAAGGAATCCAAATTTTTGGTGGAATGGGATTCTCTGAAGATGCTCCTATGGAAAGTGCATGGAGAGATGCTCGTATTGCTAGAATTTATGAAGGAACTAACGAAATCAACAGAATGTTGTCAGTTGGAATGTTAGTGAAGAAAGCAATGAAAGGTCATGTAGACTTATTAGGTCCTGCAATGGCTGTAGCTGAAGAATTAATGGGTATTCCATCTTTCGATACTCCAGATTATTCTGAGTTATTTGCTGAAGAAAAAGAAATGATTGCAAAATTGAAAAAAGTATTCTTAATGGTTTCTGGTGCTGCGGTTCAAAAATATGGACCACAATTAGAAGATCACCAACAATTATTAATGGCTGCTTCTGATATTTTAATTGAAATATACATGGCAGAAAGTACTATTCTTAGGACTGAAAAATTAGCTAAGAAAGAAGGAGCTGATAAGGTTCAAGAGCAAATTGCTATGGCACAATTATATTTATATCATGCAACTGATATTATAAACCAAAAAGGAAAAGAAGGTATTGTTTCTTTTGCCGAAGGTGATGAACAACGCATGATGTTAATGGGATTAAAACGTTTTACAAAATATACCAATATGCCTAACGTAATTGGTTTACGAGAAAAAATTGCAGCAAAATTAATTAGCGAAAATAAATATTGTTTTTAA
- a CDS encoding four helix bundle protein, with product MSDFKRHNFKKLKIWLMSMELSKIILDLTDTFPVYEKYGLKSQMDRCCISIPSNIAEGSSRTDKSFSHFLDISLGSSFELQTQIILANHRKYITNELTHSIESKIEEFQRATMSFQNNLK from the coding sequence ATGAGTGATTTTAAACGACATAACTTCAAGAAACTTAAAATTTGGCTAATGAGTATGGAATTATCAAAAATTATTTTAGACTTAACAGACACATTTCCAGTTTATGAAAAATATGGATTAAAAAGTCAAATGGATAGATGTTGCATTTCTATTCCTTCAAATATTGCAGAAGGTTCGAGTAGAACAGATAAATCATTTAGTCATTTTCTAGACATTTCTTTAGGATCGTCTTTTGAATTACAGACGCAAATTATATTAGCAAATCATAGAAAATACATAACAAATGAACTTACACATAGCATTGAAAGCAAAATTGAAGAATTTCAACGAGCGACAATGTCATTTCAAAATAATTTAAAATAA
- a CDS encoding acetyl-CoA C-acyltransferase, with the protein MKTAYIVKAYRTAVGKAPKGVFRFKRPDELAAETIEHMMKELPNFDKTRIDDVMVGNAMPEAEQGLNVGRLISLMGLKVEDVPGVTVNRYCASGIETIGMATAKIQAGMADCIIAGGAESMSFIPMGGYKPTPDYKAAAAGHEDYYWGMGLTAEAVAKQFNVSREDQDEFAYNSHMKALKAQAEGRFDNQIVPITVEETFINENGKKETRSYVVNKDEGPRAGTSIEALAKLRPVFAAYGSVTAGNSSQMSDGAAFVLVMSEEMVKELNLEPIARLVNFASAGVEPRIMGIGPVKAIPKALKQAGLKQSDIDLIELNEAFASQSLAVVRELGLNPDIVNVNGGAIALGHPLGCTGAKLSVQLFDEMRKRGNAKYGMVTMCVGTGQGTAGIYEFLK; encoded by the coding sequence ATGAAAACAGCATATATAGTAAAAGCGTATAGAACGGCAGTCGGTAAAGCACCTAAAGGCGTTTTCCGTTTCAAAAGACCAGATGAATTGGCTGCTGAAACAATCGAACACATGATGAAAGAATTACCAAACTTCGACAAAACAAGAATTGACGATGTTATGGTAGGAAATGCAATGCCTGAAGCAGAACAAGGGTTAAACGTTGGTCGTTTAATCTCTTTAATGGGATTAAAAGTAGAAGATGTTCCTGGTGTTACGGTAAACAGATATTGTGCATCTGGAATTGAAACAATCGGAATGGCTACAGCTAAAATTCAAGCTGGAATGGCAGATTGTATTATTGCTGGTGGTGCAGAAAGCATGAGTTTTATTCCAATGGGTGGTTATAAGCCAACTCCAGATTATAAAGCTGCTGCTGCTGGGCATGAAGATTATTATTGGGGAATGGGATTAACAGCCGAAGCGGTTGCTAAACAATTCAACGTTTCTCGTGAAGATCAAGATGAGTTTGCTTATAATTCGCATATGAAAGCTTTAAAAGCACAAGCTGAAGGTCGTTTTGATAACCAAATTGTGCCAATTACTGTTGAAGAAACTTTCATTAATGAAAACGGTAAGAAAGAAACTCGTTCTTATGTAGTGAATAAAGATGAAGGACCAAGAGCAGGAACTTCAATAGAAGCCTTAGCAAAATTACGTCCTGTATTTGCTGCTTATGGAAGTGTAACGGCTGGTAACTCATCGCAAATGAGTGATGGAGCAGCCTTTGTATTGGTAATGAGTGAAGAAATGGTTAAAGAATTAAATCTTGAACCAATTGCTCGACTTGTAAACTTTGCTTCGGCAGGTGTAGAACCAAGGATTATGGGTATTGGACCTGTAAAAGCTATTCCAAAAGCTTTAAAACAAGCTGGTTTAAAACAGTCAGATATTGATTTAATAGAATTAAACGAAGCTTTCGCTTCTCAATCATTAGCTGTTGTTCGTGAATTAGGTTTAAATCCTGATATCGTAAACGTAAATGGTGGAGCAATCGCATTAGGTCACCCACTAGGTTGTACTGGTGCAAAATTATCTGTTCAATTATTTGACGAAATGCGCAAGCGTGGAAATGCAAAATACGGTATGGTAACCATGTGTGTTGGTACTGGTCAAGGTACCGCAGGTATTTATGAGTTTTTGAAATAA
- a CDS encoding 3-hydroxyacyl-CoA dehydrogenase/enoyl-CoA hydratase family protein: MKRNIKKVAVIGSGIMGSGIACHFANIGVEVLLLDIIPRELTDVEAKKGLTLESKVVRNRLVNDHLTNALKSKPSPIYHPSFANRITTGNTTDDMAKIANVDWIIEVVVERLDIKKLVFEQVEKYRKPGTLITSNTSGIPIHFMSEGRSEDFQKHFCGTHFFNPARYLKLFEIIPGPQTSQEVLDFLNGYGEKFLGKTSVVAKDTPAFIGNRIGIFGIQSLFHQVKEMGLTVEEVDKLTGPVIGRPKSATFRTVDVVGLDTLVHVANGIYENCPNDESHELFKLPEFVNKMMENNWLGSKTGQGFYKKEGKEILTLDLDTLAYRANKKASFATLELTKTIDKPIDRFKVLVKGKDKAGDFYRKNFTSMFQYVSNRIPEITEDLYKIDDAMKAGFGWENGPFEIWDAIGVEKGIELMKAEGYEPAAWVNEMLASGITSFYSVKDGATYFYSTTNKKVEKIPGQDAFIILNNIRESKKIWNNSDSIITDLGDGIINLEFTSKMNSIGAGVLQGINKAIDIAEKEYNGLVIGNQGANFSVGANLGMIFMMAVEQEYDELNMAIKMFQDTMMRCRYSAIPVIAAPHGMTLGGGCELTMHADRAVAAAETYIGLVEFGVGVIPGGGGSKEMALRASDLFRKNDVELNVLQEYFLTVGMAKVATSAYEGFDTGVLQKGRDIVVVNKDRQIATAKQVALQMAEQGYTQAPRRKDVKVLGKQALGMFLVGTDSMEAGKYISEHDKKIANKLAYVMAGGDLSEPTLVTEQYLLDLEREAFLSLTGERKSLERIQYMLTKGKPLRN, encoded by the coding sequence ATGAAACGAAATATTAAGAAAGTTGCTGTCATTGGTTCAGGAATTATGGGAAGTGGAATTGCTTGCCATTTTGCAAACATTGGTGTAGAAGTTCTACTTCTAGACATTATTCCAAGAGAGTTAACAGATGTTGAAGCCAAAAAAGGGCTAACTTTAGAAAGCAAAGTTGTTAGAAATCGTTTAGTAAACGATCATTTAACAAATGCTTTAAAATCTAAACCTTCTCCTATTTATCATCCTAGTTTTGCGAATAGGATTACAACTGGGAATACTACAGATGATATGGCAAAAATTGCTAATGTAGATTGGATTATAGAAGTAGTAGTAGAAAGACTTGATATTAAAAAATTAGTTTTTGAACAAGTTGAAAAATATAGAAAACCTGGAACATTAATTACTTCAAATACATCCGGTATTCCTATCCACTTTATGAGTGAAGGAAGAAGTGAAGATTTCCAAAAACACTTCTGCGGAACGCATTTCTTCAATCCAGCACGTTACTTAAAATTATTCGAAATCATTCCTGGTCCACAAACTTCACAAGAAGTATTAGATTTCTTAAATGGTTATGGTGAAAAATTCCTAGGAAAAACTTCAGTTGTAGCAAAAGATACTCCAGCTTTTATCGGAAATAGAATTGGAATCTTCGGAATTCAAAGTTTATTCCATCAAGTAAAAGAAATGGGATTAACAGTTGAAGAAGTTGATAAATTGACTGGTCCGGTTATTGGTCGTCCAAAATCGGCTACTTTTAGAACGGTTGACGTTGTTGGTTTAGATACTCTAGTACACGTTGCGAATGGAATTTATGAAAATTGTCCGAATGATGAATCTCATGAATTATTTAAGTTACCTGAATTTGTAAACAAAATGATGGAAAACAATTGGCTTGGAAGTAAAACAGGTCAAGGTTTCTACAAAAAGGAAGGGAAAGAGATTTTAACTTTAGATTTAGATACTTTAGCATATAGAGCTAATAAAAAAGCTTCTTTTGCTACTTTAGAATTAACAAAAACAATTGACAAACCAATTGATAGATTCAAAGTTTTAGTAAAAGGAAAAGATAAGGCGGGTGATTTTTACAGAAAGAACTTTACTTCAATGTTCCAGTATGTATCTAATCGTATTCCTGAAATTACAGAAGATTTATATAAGATTGATGATGCTATGAAAGCTGGTTTCGGCTGGGAAAACGGACCATTCGAAATTTGGGATGCTATTGGTGTTGAAAAAGGAATTGAATTAATGAAAGCTGAGGGTTATGAACCAGCTGCTTGGGTTAACGAAATGCTAGCTTCTGGTATCACTTCTTTTTACTCTGTAAAAGATGGAGCAACTTACTTCTACTCTACTACAAACAAAAAAGTAGAAAAAATTCCAGGTCAAGATGCTTTTATTATTTTAAATAACATTCGCGAAAGCAAAAAAATATGGAATAACAGCGATTCTATCATTACAGATTTAGGTGATGGAATTATCAATTTGGAATTTACTTCAAAAATGAATTCTATTGGAGCTGGTGTTTTACAAGGAATCAATAAAGCAATTGATATTGCTGAAAAAGAATATAACGGACTAGTAATTGGTAATCAAGGTGCTAATTTCTCTGTTGGGGCTAACTTAGGAATGATTTTCATGATGGCTGTTGAACAAGAATATGACGAATTAAACATGGCTATCAAAATGTTTCAAGACACTATGATGCGTTGTCGTTATTCTGCAATTCCGGTTATTGCTGCTCCTCACGGAATGACTCTTGGTGGTGGTTGTGAATTAACTATGCATGCTGACAGAGCTGTTGCTGCTGCTGAAACCTATATTGGTTTAGTAGAATTTGGAGTTGGTGTAATTCCAGGTGGTGGTGGTTCTAAGGAGATGGCTTTAAGAGCTTCTGACCTATTCCGTAAAAACGATGTAGAATTAAACGTTCTACAAGAATATTTCTTAACTGTAGGTATGGCAAAAGTAGCAACTTCTGCTTATGAAGGTTTTGATACTGGAGTTCTTCAAAAAGGTAGAGATATTGTTGTGGTTAATAAAGATCGTCAAATTGCAACTGCTAAACAAGTTGCATTACAAATGGCAGAGCAAGGTTATACACAAGCTCCAAGAAGAAAAGATGTTAAAGTATTAGGAAAACAAGCTTTAGGAATGTTCTTAGTAGGAACAGACAGTATGGAAGCTGGTAAATATATCTCAGAACACGATAAGAAAATTGCAAACAAATTAGCTTATGTAATGGCTGGTGGTGATTTATCTGAACCAACATTAGTAACGGAACAATATTTATTAGATCTTGAAAGAGAAGCCTTTTTATCACTAACAGGTGAAAGAAAGTCTTTAGAGAGAATTCAATACATGTTAACTAAAGGGAAACCATTGAGAAACTAA
- a CDS encoding MarR family winged helix-turn-helix transcriptional regulator yields the protein MKDKTIDYVLRATWQAVSRMYNEEASKYGATMATGFTLLSIDREKGTPSTMLGPKMGMEATSLTRTLKSMEEKGLINRKKNPIDGRGVLIHLTDEGKEKRELSKNTVLKFNETIKEHVSEEKLQHFMEVAEIINELIAEKQIYTEKK from the coding sequence ATGAAAGACAAAACAATAGACTACGTCCTTAGAGCTACATGGCAAGCTGTTTCAAGAATGTATAATGAGGAAGCATCAAAATATGGTGCAACTATGGCAACAGGATTTACATTATTGAGTATTGATCGAGAAAAAGGAACTCCTTCAACCATGCTAGGTCCAAAAATGGGAATGGAAGCAACAAGCTTAACCAGAACATTAAAGTCAATGGAAGAAAAAGGATTAATTAATCGTAAAAAAAATCCAATCGATGGACGAGGTGTACTTATACATCTAACTGATGAAGGAAAAGAAAAACGTGAATTATCAAAAAATACAGTACTAAAATTTAATGAAACAATTAAAGAGCATGTTTCGGAAGAAAAATTACAACACTTCATGGAAGTGGCTGAAATAATAAATGAATTAATAGCTGAAAAACAAATATATACAGAGAAAAAATAA
- a CDS encoding AMP-dependent synthetase/ligase translates to MSTITRLFDFPYHQLEKYNLSDALVTKYNGEWVKTSTKEYIDKANAISRALLRMNVQKNDKIALISSSNRTEWNICDIGILQTGAQTVPIYPTITSEDYEYILNHSESIYCFVSDAEVFEKLNAVKKNIPSLKEIYSYNDIEGCKSWKELLTLGEDSSNQESVEERKESVKTDDLATIIYTSGTTGRPKGVMLSHKNIVSNAINCTPRFPVVPKNTRALSFLPICHIYERMLLYLYQYTGVSIYFAESIEALSDNLKEVKPEVMTAVPRVLEKVYDKIIAKGSDLTGIKKKLFFWALDLGLEFEPYGKNGWFYEQKLKIAKKLIFSKWKEALGGNIKVIACGSAALQPRLARVFNAGGINVMEGYGLTETSPVIAVNDMRNNGFKIGTVGKLIDECEVKIAEDGEILCKGPNVMLGYFKDEEKTKEVLVDGYFHTGDIGEIDSEGFLKITDRKKEMFKTSGGKYIAPQVLENTFKQSRFIEQIMVIGEGQKMPAALIQLNFDFVKDWASRKRFDIGTSNETIISNPEVIKRIQEEIDHANEKFGNWEKIKRFELTSDVWSIEEGHLTPTMKLKRKIILEKYKDLYNKIYN, encoded by the coding sequence ATGTCAACAATCACTCGTTTATTTGACTTTCCTTATCACCAACTAGAAAAATATAATTTATCTGATGCATTAGTTACTAAGTATAATGGCGAATGGGTAAAGACTTCTACAAAAGAATATATAGATAAAGCAAATGCTATTTCTAGAGCATTGCTAAGAATGAATGTTCAAAAAAATGACAAAATCGCACTTATATCTTCTAGTAATAGAACAGAATGGAATATTTGCGATATTGGTATTTTACAAACAGGAGCTCAAACTGTACCTATATATCCAACAATCACTTCAGAAGATTATGAATATATTTTAAATCATTCTGAATCTATATATTGTTTTGTTTCTGATGCAGAAGTGTTTGAAAAATTAAACGCAGTAAAGAAAAACATACCATCTTTAAAAGAAATATATTCATATAATGACATAGAAGGGTGTAAAAGTTGGAAAGAACTTCTAACTTTAGGAGAAGATAGTTCCAATCAAGAAAGTGTAGAAGAACGAAAAGAGAGTGTGAAAACTGATGATTTAGCTACAATCATTTATACTTCTGGAACAACAGGTAGACCAAAAGGAGTAATGCTATCGCATAAAAATATCGTTAGTAATGCTATAAATTGTACACCTCGCTTTCCAGTTGTTCCTAAAAATACAAGAGCGTTAAGTTTCTTGCCTATTTGTCATATATATGAACGAATGCTTTTATATTTATATCAATATACTGGTGTTAGTATTTATTTTGCTGAATCGATTGAAGCATTAAGTGATAACTTAAAAGAAGTAAAACCAGAAGTTATGACTGCTGTTCCAAGAGTTTTGGAAAAAGTATATGATAAAATTATTGCGAAAGGTTCTGATTTAACTGGAATTAAAAAGAAATTATTTTTCTGGGCATTGGATTTGGGCTTAGAGTTTGAACCGTACGGAAAAAATGGATGGTTTTATGAACAAAAATTAAAAATTGCTAAAAAGCTAATTTTCAGTAAATGGAAAGAAGCTTTAGGAGGTAATATTAAAGTAATTGCATGTGGAAGTGCTGCTTTACAACCAAGACTAGCTCGTGTGTTTAATGCTGGGGGTATTAATGTAATGGAAGGTTATGGATTAACAGAAACTTCTCCTGTAATTGCTGTAAATGATATGAGAAATAATGGTTTCAAAATAGGAACTGTTGGAAAACTAATCGATGAATGTGAAGTAAAAATAGCTGAAGATGGAGAAATCTTATGTAAAGGACCAAATGTAATGCTTGGCTATTTTAAAGATGAAGAGAAAACAAAAGAAGTTCTTGTAGATGGGTATTTTCATACAGGAGATATAGGAGAGATTGATAGTGAAGGTTTCTTAAAGATTACAGATCGTAAAAAAGAAATGTTTAAAACTTCGGGTGGAAAATATATAGCTCCGCAAGTGCTGGAAAATACATTTAAACAATCTCGTTTTATTGAACAAATAATGGTAATTGGTGAAGGGCAAAAAATGCCAGCAGCATTAATACAACTAAATTTTGATTTTGTTAAAGATTGGGCAAGCCGTAAAAGGTTTGATATTGGTACTTCAAATGAAACAATAATTAGTAACCCTGAAGTAATTAAACGAATTCAAGAAGAAATTGATCATGCTAATGAAAAATTTGGAAATTGGGAAAAAATTAAACGATTTGAACTTACTTCTGATGTTTGGTCAATTGAAGAAGGTCACCTAACTCCTACTATGAAATTAAAAAGAAAAATTATTTTAGAAAAATATAAAGATTTATACAATAAAATATATAATTAA
- a CDS encoding LTA synthase family protein: MKLFFRLEEYKVLAYRILLAYLFYFFARILFYLYNSEMVEVSSIIEFLKISYHGLAFDTTSILYINGLFILLSILPFFINTHKKYQKGLFWLYFISNLSLYSLNFIDFIYYKYNFSRLTLAAWDIIKHEESKGGMLFRFVITYWHVFILYILTCALWVFLYNRVKIKNDTQIKSKVGYVLKSILGVLIVATLCVGGIRGDFKKSTRPINLVDANRHVAKIQQADLVLNSTFTFLRTLGVKTFKKQDFNISNEVIEESFKPIKFYSSNNPSKPNIVLIITESLGREYCGAFNKHLNIKDYVSYTPFLDSLANHSMIYTNAYANGYKSIHGMSSVLSGIPSFKDAFTSSPYAKQKIESMVSCLKEKGYDTSFFHGAPNGSMGFLGYGNILGFDHYYGMTEYGNDTDFDGSWGIWDEPFMQFMNTTISKKKQPFFSTIFTVSSHEPYVVPEKYKDKFPKGNIPMHQCVGYTDFAFKQFFNAAKKEPWFNNTIFVITADHCNQVNYFEDYYHNIMNRLAVPILIYKPNSDLVGNSDEIAQHIDIYPTVMDMIGYDKPFRSWGRSLLTKEKDIKPYLINYNSNNYYFMKDGYICVFDGKNAIGFYDEKDKKLIQNLISNRNQKMNKLEQECKAFIQDYFNKIIDKKLSTK, translated from the coding sequence ATGAAGTTGTTTTTTAGATTAGAAGAATATAAAGTTTTAGCTTATAGGATTTTATTAGCTTATTTGTTCTATTTTTTTGCCAGAATCTTATTCTATTTGTATAATTCTGAAATGGTTGAAGTTTCTTCTATTATAGAATTTTTAAAGATTTCATATCATGGATTAGCATTTGATACAACTTCAATTTTGTATATTAATGGATTATTTATTCTTTTATCAATTCTTCCATTTTTTATAAATACACATAAAAAATATCAAAAAGGATTATTTTGGTTGTATTTTATTTCAAATCTATCACTGTATTCTCTCAATTTTATAGATTTTATATACTATAAATACAATTTTTCAAGATTAACACTTGCCGCTTGGGATATTATTAAGCACGAAGAATCAAAAGGAGGTATGCTATTTCGTTTTGTTATTACATATTGGCATGTATTTATATTATATATATTAACTTGTGCATTATGGGTGTTCTTATATAATAGAGTGAAAATTAAAAATGATACACAAATAAAATCAAAAGTAGGGTATGTTCTTAAATCAATTTTAGGAGTATTAATTGTTGCTACTTTATGTGTAGGAGGAATAAGAGGAGATTTTAAAAAAAGTACACGTCCAATCAATTTAGTTGATGCAAACCGCCATGTAGCAAAAATTCAACAAGCCGATTTAGTATTAAATTCAACATTTACTTTTTTACGAACTTTAGGAGTTAAAACATTCAAAAAACAAGATTTTAATATTTCTAATGAAGTTATTGAAGAAAGCTTTAAACCAATCAAGTTTTATAGTTCAAATAATCCATCTAAACCCAATATTGTTTTAATTATAACAGAAAGTTTAGGAAGAGAATATTGTGGAGCATTTAATAAACATTTAAATATTAAAGATTACGTAAGTTATACTCCTTTTTTAGATTCACTCGCAAATCATAGCATGATTTATACTAATGCTTATGCAAATGGATACAAATCAATTCATGGAATGTCCTCTGTTCTTTCAGGAATACCTTCTTTTAAAGATGCTTTTACATCTTCTCCTTATGCAAAGCAGAAAATAGAATCGATGGTCTCTTGTTTAAAAGAAAAAGGATATGATACCTCATTTTTTCACGGTGCTCCAAATGGTTCTATGGGATTTTTAGGTTATGGAAACATCTTAGGGTTTGATCATTATTACGGTATGACTGAATATGGAAATGATACCGATTTTGATGGCTCATGGGGAATTTGGGACGAACCATTCATGCAATTTATGAATACTACAATAAGTAAAAAGAAACAACCTTTCTTTAGTACTATTTTTACCGTTTCTTCACATGAACCTTACGTCGTTCCAGAAAAATATAAAGATAAGTTTCCAAAAGGAAATATCCCAATGCATCAATGTGTAGGGTATACAGATTTTGCTTTTAAACAATTTTTTAATGCAGCTAAAAAAGAACCTTGGTTTAATAATACAATTTTTGTAATTACAGCAGACCACTGTAATCAAGTGAATTATTTTGAAGACTATTATCATAATATAATGAATAGGTTAGCTGTGCCAATATTAATTTATAAACCAAACAGTGATTTAGTAGGAAACAGTGATGAAATTGCACAACACATAGATATATATCCAACAGTGATGGATATGATAGGATATGACAAACCATTTAGAAGTTGGGGAAGAAGTTTATTAACCAAAGAAAAAGACATAAAACCATATTTAATTAATTACAATTCCAATAATTACTATTTCATGAAAGATGGTTATATTTGCGTCTTTGATGGAAAAAATGCAATTGGCTTTTATGATGAAAAGGACAAAAAATTAATACAGAATTTAATTTCTAATCGAAATCAAAAAATGAATAAATTAGAACAAGAGTGTAAAGCATTTATTCAAGACTATTTTAATAAAATAATAGATAAAAAATTATCAACCAAATAA
- a CDS encoding dual specificity protein phosphatase family protein has product MKKKLLYLVILLAAIYGGKYAYDMHINHNFETITEGKVYKSGVIPPDEIEDYVKKYGIKSVIDLRFPGTGDDVNNPEVPAELLAEKEAVSKIEGVTYFNNGSDQVPQKHNLDMFFKIMDDQDNYPVLIHCYHGVGRAEMYSAIYRIEYEGMDRDEARTSTRLLTKWSSFDLGTPKGDFLHTYIGRKDSIK; this is encoded by the coding sequence ATGAAAAAAAAGCTATTATATTTAGTCATTTTGCTAGCTGCAATTTATGGAGGAAAATATGCTTATGATATGCATATTAATCATAATTTTGAAACAATTACAGAAGGAAAGGTATATAAAAGTGGTGTAATTCCGCCAGATGAAATTGAAGATTATGTAAAAAAATATGGCATTAAAAGTGTTATTGATTTGCGTTTTCCAGGAACAGGTGACGATGTTAACAATCCAGAAGTACCTGCTGAATTACTTGCTGAAAAAGAAGCCGTTTCAAAAATTGAAGGCGTAACTTATTTTAACAACGGTTCAGACCAAGTACCACAAAAACATAATTTAGATATGTTTTTTAAAATTATGGATGATCAAGATAATTACCCTGTATTAATACATTGTTACCATGGAGTAGGAAGAGCCGAAATGTATTCTGCTATTTATAGAATAGAATATGAAGGAATGGACAGAGATGAAGCAAGAACAAGTACACGTTTACTAACAAAATGGAGTTCTTTTGATTTAGGAACACCTAAAGGAGATTTTCTACATACTTATATTGGTAGAAAAGACAGTATAAAATAA